CGTTGTTCTATCTCGCTTTCCAGATTGCGCCGTTGATATGGATTGCGATTAACAGCTTCTGGAGCGACATCAATGAAGCCTGGGGATGGAGCAACTACAGCGATATCCTCACTTCGCCGTTTTATCAGCAGGCGATTCGTAACTCGCTGGATATCTCGTTCTGGTCAAGCCTGTATGGCCTGCTGATTTCGCTGATTGGCGGTTATTCCCTGAATCAGATTGGTAGTGGGCGCTTACATCGGTTCTTTATGTCGTTTACCAATATGACCAGTAATTTTGCCGGCGTACCGCTGGCGTTTGCCTTTGTGATTCTGCTGGGACTGAATGGCAGTCTGACGCTGCTGATGCGCAAATATGGCCTGATGGACGGCTTCAGGCTGTTCTCACGCGACGGTATGGTGGTGGTGTATACCTGGTTCCAGATCCCGCTGGGTATTCTGCTGCTTTATCCGGCTTTTGATGGCCTGAAAAAGGAGTGGCAGGAGTCTGCCGCGCTGCTCGGCGCCAGCCGCTGGCGCTACTGGCTGCATATCGGTTTACCGATTCTCTCTCCGGCGCTGATCGGTACTTTTGTCATTCTGCTGGCCAATGCGCTGGGGGCTTATGCCACCATTTATGCCCTGACTACCGGTAACTTTAACGTTATTCCGGTGCGGATTGCCGCGCTGGTCTCGGGGGATATTTCGCTCGACCCAAATACCGGCAGCGCGCTGGCGATGCTACTGGTGCTGCTGATGGCGATGATTACGGTAATCCATCAGCTGATGGTGCGGCGCAGCTATCTTAATGCGAAATAAAAGGTGTGACGATGCAACCCGCTGAGAAAATTTATCATCGAATCATTGTCTGGCTGGTGTTTCTGATTCTGGCGCTACCGCTGGCGGTCACCTTGCTGTATGCGCTGGCGACCCAGTGGGGCGCTACCATCACGCCGGATGGTTTTACCCTCAAATGGCTGCGTGCGTTGTGGAGCGACCCGCGCTTTCTCACCGCGTTGTGGCACTCATTGCTGATCTGCTTTGGCGCGCTGCTGTTCTCGCTAGTGCTGGTGCTGCCTGCGATGTTTGTAATCGCTTACTATTTTCCTCGGCTCGATACGGTCATGAATATTCTGATCCTGATGCCGTTCGCCGTGCCGCCGGTGGTGTCGTCAGTCGGCTTGTTGCAACTCTACTCCTCCGGGCCGCTGGTGCTGACCGGCACGCCATGGATTCTGATTGGCTGTTACTTCACTATCGCACTGCCGTTTATCTATCGCGCCATCGCCAACAATATGCAGGCGATTAACCTGCGTGAGCTGATTGATGCCGCCCATCTGCTGGGCGCCAGCACCTGGCAGGCGGCGCTATGGGTGGTGCTGCCGAATCTGCGTAAAGGCGCCACTATCGCCGTGCTGTTATCGTTCTCGTTTTTGATAGGTGAGTTTGTATTCGCTAACCTGTTAGTCGGCACCAGCTATGAAACCTTGCAGGTCTATCTGTATAACATGCGCAACGGCAGCGGCCACTTTACCAGCGCGCTGGTGATCTCCTATTTCTTCGTCGTCTTGCTGGTCACCTGGCTGGCGAACGCCCTCAATCGTGAAAGGGGCTAACCATGTCTTACCTGAACGTTAAACAACTGAATAAAAGTTACGGCCCGACGCAAATCTTTGAACAGATCGATTTCAGCGCCGATAAAGGCGAGTTTGTCACCCTGCTGGGGCCAAGCGGTTGCGGTAAATCAACGCTGCTGCGCTGTCTGGCGGGTCTGACGTCGGTGGATAGCGGCGAGATTCTGCTTGAAGGCGAGAATATTGTGCCGCTGGCGCCGCAGCAGCGCGCAATCGGCATGGTGTTCCAGAGTTACGCGCTGTTTCCCAATATGACCGTTGAGGGCAATGTCGCTTTCGGCCTGAAGATGCAGAAACTGCCAGCCAGCGAAATTCGTCAGCGTGTCGCTGAAGCGCTGGCGCTGGTGGAGCTGAATGATTATGCCCGCCGCTATCCGCACCAGCTCTCTGGTGGTCAGTGCCAGCGTGTGGCGCTGGCGCGTTCGCTGGTGACACGTCCACGCCTGCTGTTACTTGATGAACCGCTGTCGGCGCTGGATGCGCGTATTCGTCGCCATCTGCGCGACCAGATTCGCCGCATCCAGCGCGAGCTGAATCTCACCACCATTTTTGTTACCCACGATCAGGAAGAAGCGCTGACGCTGTCCGATCGTATCGTATTGATGAATCGTGGTAAAATTGTGCAGAACGGTGGTGCCGAGGAGCTGTATACCCAGCCGGTCGATCTGTTTGCCGCTGGTTTTATCGGCAACTACAACCTGATCAGCGCTGAACAGGCGGGGCAGCTGACCGGCGGCGCTTTCCGCCAGCAGGTGGCGATTCGTCCGGAGTCGATTTCATTGTGCGCGCCGGAGCAGGGCGTTGCTGCGGAAATTGTCAGTCACAGCCTGCTGGGCAATGTGATTCGCTATCGCGTCCGGGTTAAAGATATTGAATTATCTGTCGATGTTTTAAATCGATCGGTTGCCGATCTTCATGCCGAAGGGCAGAGGGTTGGTCTACAGTTAGATATATCGACCTTTCGCGAAGTTGCATAAATGACCCGTCATACTTCAAGCCGCAGGTGCGTTGGCTGCGCCTGCTCACTCCAGTCACATAGTGGTCTATGCTCCCGGAGATTCGCAGGCTTGCCGCCTTCCTGCGACTCGAATTATTTAGGGTAACAACAAGCATAAATAGCGTGATTCACGTAATGCGAAAGGTCGGCGATGGTTTCATATGCTGTTCTTTCGCGTCAGGCAGCCAGCGTATGGAGTATTAAGCCTGACGTAAAAGGAGAACCTGGTATTGCTGACCCTGCTTAATCTACTTTCCGCGATTGCCCTGCTGGTGTGGGGCACGCATATCGTGCGCACCGGCATTATGCGCGTCTATGGCGCTGATTTACGCCGCGTATTAAGCCGCAGTATTGAAAAAAAACCGATGGCGTTTCTCGCCGGTATTGGCGT
This is a stretch of genomic DNA from Winslowiella toletana. It encodes these proteins:
- a CDS encoding ABC transporter permease; translated protein: MKGKGIALLCLLPFALFYLAFQIAPLIWIAINSFWSDINEAWGWSNYSDILTSPFYQQAIRNSLDISFWSSLYGLLISLIGGYSLNQIGSGRLHRFFMSFTNMTSNFAGVPLAFAFVILLGLNGSLTLLMRKYGLMDGFRLFSRDGMVVVYTWFQIPLGILLLYPAFDGLKKEWQESAALLGASRWRYWLHIGLPILSPALIGTFVILLANALGAYATIYALTTGNFNVIPVRIAALVSGDISLDPNTGSALAMLLVLLMAMITVIHQLMVRRSYLNAK
- a CDS encoding ABC transporter permease, which encodes MQPAEKIYHRIIVWLVFLILALPLAVTLLYALATQWGATITPDGFTLKWLRALWSDPRFLTALWHSLLICFGALLFSLVLVLPAMFVIAYYFPRLDTVMNILILMPFAVPPVVSSVGLLQLYSSGPLVLTGTPWILIGCYFTIALPFIYRAIANNMQAINLRELIDAAHLLGASTWQAALWVVLPNLRKGATIAVLLSFSFLIGEFVFANLLVGTSYETLQVYLYNMRNGSGHFTSALVISYFFVVLLVTWLANALNRERG
- a CDS encoding ABC transporter ATP-binding protein; this translates as MSYLNVKQLNKSYGPTQIFEQIDFSADKGEFVTLLGPSGCGKSTLLRCLAGLTSVDSGEILLEGENIVPLAPQQRAIGMVFQSYALFPNMTVEGNVAFGLKMQKLPASEIRQRVAEALALVELNDYARRYPHQLSGGQCQRVALARSLVTRPRLLLLDEPLSALDARIRRHLRDQIRRIQRELNLTTIFVTHDQEEALTLSDRIVLMNRGKIVQNGGAEELYTQPVDLFAAGFIGNYNLISAEQAGQLTGGAFRQQVAIRPESISLCAPEQGVAAEIVSHSLLGNVIRYRVRVKDIELSVDVLNRSVADLHAEGQRVGLQLDISTFREVA